One window from the genome of Tolypothrix sp. NIES-4075 encodes:
- a CDS encoding bifunctional serine/threonine-protein kinase/ABC transporter substrate-binding protein has protein sequence MDLILKTRYLPLEQIGWGGFGKTFRAWDAHLEQQCVVKQLQPRNTSGNPFSPSELESIERLFEREAKTLRDLRHEQIPQLYDYFELPTPSDSQQELFYLVQEYIQGKTLAQELNTRDKFSEDEVVRDLREILNVLNYIHELRRRVIHRDIKPSNIIRDENGKLYLIDFGAVKRELEPGVPVEQSMAIRTPIFAPPEQLSGGEIFPCSDLYSLAVTCVCLLTGKSANDLWRENRWIWKQHTSLSDHLAGILDRMLSYQPEDRFQSAQDVIAALSGQPLPGSNSISPIIRQPPGRKNPPPEVNSTGTTTREPRTSRFERLTRRVFLPVVLVLVGSAIALFINSLLHPPICDFQNQSGFSCGEQILIPQNPNITDEIFANKEKGTSAFKQGNFNQAIGYFQKYLNSNELDAKNDPEARIYLNNAKAAILKNDPLKIAVTIPIYSLSGTAEQMLRGIAHVQDNINNQQGINKKLLFIEIANYFSEKTKIQEVTNAIVHKDKILGVIGPYRSNDILEAAQYFKNKIVAISPTSNATRGSEFPLGDYVFRTAVDNSILVEKLVKYMLSQKLQKAAILYEPNGEKFVASFIQQFQKILKEKQGQVVKKCPVTKNSTDEALNCLQQAKQQRAEVIVLAFSDKVAQNVAIPIIQHSENLTILGSDTLYQTVGDAIKNKTLQVDKLRIAVPWHRSSGTNVTKCDDIKSNFEKESCNLWGTGDVSWETAASYDATAAMVKGLRDIKGDYNRQNLYEALNNPKFFADGVAAKIEFNDKGDRKPLPGIGVLVKVENNRFVIDEQSQQ, from the coding sequence ATGGATCTAATTTTGAAGACTCGTTACCTACCTTTAGAGCAAATAGGCTGGGGAGGATTTGGCAAGACGTTTCGCGCTTGGGATGCTCACCTTGAGCAGCAATGTGTTGTTAAGCAGTTGCAGCCAAGAAATACTTCGGGAAATCCTTTTTCACCGTCAGAGCTTGAATCGATAGAAAGGTTATTTGAGAGAGAAGCAAAAACTTTGAGGGATCTTAGGCACGAACAAATTCCTCAACTGTATGATTATTTTGAATTGCCGACACCCTCTGATTCACAACAAGAGTTATTTTACTTGGTGCAGGAATATATCCAAGGTAAAACTTTGGCTCAGGAACTCAACACTAGAGATAAATTTTCCGAAGATGAAGTTGTGCGGGATTTGCGAGAAATCCTAAATGTACTAAACTACATACATGAACTAAGAAGAAGAGTCATTCATCGGGATATAAAACCTTCTAATATCATTCGTGACGAAAATGGAAAGCTCTATTTAATTGATTTTGGCGCGGTGAAACGGGAATTGGAGCCAGGAGTACCTGTTGAGCAATCAATGGCAATAAGAACTCCGATATTTGCACCACCAGAACAACTATCTGGTGGAGAAATATTTCCTTGTTCAGATTTATATTCTTTAGCTGTAACCTGTGTTTGTTTGCTTACAGGTAAAAGTGCAAATGATCTTTGGCGTGAAAATAGGTGGATTTGGAAACAACATACCAGCCTGAGTGACCACTTAGCAGGCATTTTAGATCGGATGCTGTCGTATCAACCAGAGGATCGGTTTCAGTCTGCTCAAGACGTTATTGCTGCTCTTTCTGGGCAACCATTGCCAGGTTCAAATTCCATTTCTCCCATTATCAGGCAACCACCTGGCAGGAAAAATCCCCCTCCAGAGGTTAATTCTACTGGCACAACTACTAGAGAACCTAGGACTTCTAGGTTTGAGAGGCTCACAAGAAGAGTGTTTTTGCCAGTCGTATTAGTTTTAGTAGGCAGCGCGATCGCACTCTTTATCAACTCGTTGCTACACCCCCCTATTTGTGATTTTCAAAATCAATCGGGCTTTAGCTGCGGAGAACAAATTCTGATTCCGCAAAATCCCAATATTACTGACGAAATTTTTGCCAACAAGGAAAAAGGTACAAGCGCATTTAAACAAGGAAATTTCAACCAAGCGATTGGATATTTCCAGAAATACCTTAACTCCAATGAGCTTGATGCCAAAAATGACCCAGAAGCAAGAATTTACCTCAACAATGCTAAAGCTGCTATTTTAAAAAATGATCCTCTAAAAATTGCAGTTACTATTCCGATTTACAGCTTAAGCGGCACTGCTGAACAAATGCTACGTGGAATTGCACACGTTCAAGATAACATTAATAATCAACAAGGTATTAATAAAAAGCTGTTGTTCATTGAAATTGCTAATTATTTTAGTGAAAAAACTAAAATTCAGGAAGTAACTAATGCCATAGTACATAAAGATAAAATTTTAGGAGTTATCGGTCCTTATAGAAGTAATGACATACTCGAAGCCGCACAGTATTTTAAAAATAAAATTGTGGCTATATCTCCTACGAGTAATGCTACTAGAGGTTCTGAGTTTCCATTAGGTGACTATGTTTTTCGCACAGCAGTAGATAACTCGATTCTGGTGGAAAAACTAGTTAAATATATGCTTAGTCAAAAACTTCAAAAAGCAGCTATTTTATATGAGCCTAATGGAGAAAAATTTGTCGCATCTTTTATTCAGCAATTTCAAAAAATTCTCAAAGAGAAGCAAGGACAGGTTGTTAAGAAGTGTCCAGTGACTAAAAACTCTACTGATGAAGCATTGAATTGTTTGCAACAAGCAAAACAACAGAGGGCAGAGGTGATTGTATTAGCTTTTAGTGATAAAGTAGCACAGAACGTGGCAATACCCATCATTCAGCACAGTGAAAATCTTACCATACTAGGTTCAGATACTCTATACCAGACTGTAGGTGATGCTATTAAAAATAAGACATTGCAAGTTGATAAGCTGAGGATTGCTGTTCCTTGGCATAGAAGTAGTGGCACTAATGTTACTAAATGTGATGATATTAAGTCTAACTTTGAGAAGGAATCTTGCAATCTTTGGGGAACTGGAGATGTGAGTTGGGAAACTGCTGCGTCTTATGATGCTACTGCTGCGATGGTTAAAGGACTGAGAGACATTAAAGGGGATTATAATCGTCAGAACCTTTACGAAGCTTTGAATAATCCCAAATTTTTCGCCGACGGTGTAGCAGCAAAGATAGAATTTAATGATAAAGGCGATCGCAAACCATTACCCGGTATCGGTGTTTTGGTTAAAGTTGAAAATAACAGGTTTGTTATAGATGAACAATCACAGCAATAA
- a CDS encoding alpha/beta fold hydrolase has product MPIRQSLSKSDIQVSYLEWNQGKEPLLLLHGLADNAVVWSSLGDYLAAEYYIVAPDMRGHGESSKPETDYSFESAIADLEALMDRLGWSKAHVVAHSWSGKLACIWAKQNPARLRSLILVDPIFIWKIPNFFKLTFPLLYRVLPFLKGMGPFASLEQAEVQARKLNQYQDWNCLQQQVFQAGIEQKADGSWGSKFTIAARDRIFEEVMRVPGLTVTIDTPTLFIQPEKGVNRQQWQLKPYKTHLTNLDICQVPGNHWAFLTESQAFNSTVAAFLKRHS; this is encoded by the coding sequence ATGCCTATACGTCAAAGTTTATCTAAATCTGATATCCAAGTATCTTACTTAGAGTGGAATCAAGGTAAAGAACCTTTGTTACTATTACATGGTTTAGCCGACAACGCGGTTGTTTGGTCAAGTTTAGGAGATTACCTAGCGGCAGAATATTACATCGTTGCTCCAGATATGCGCGGTCATGGTGAAAGTAGCAAGCCGGAAACAGATTATAGTTTTGAGAGTGCGATCGCTGACTTAGAAGCATTGATGGATCGTTTGGGATGGTCAAAAGCTCATGTTGTAGCGCATTCTTGGAGTGGTAAATTAGCTTGCATTTGGGCAAAGCAAAATCCAGCACGTTTGCGGAGTCTGATTCTTGTCGATCCGATTTTTATTTGGAAAATACCGAATTTTTTCAAGTTGACATTTCCGTTGTTGTACCGGGTGTTGCCATTTCTCAAAGGAATGGGACCATTTGCCAGTTTAGAACAAGCCGAGGTGCAAGCGCGTAAGTTAAATCAATATCAAGATTGGAATTGTTTACAGCAGCAAGTCTTTCAAGCTGGAATTGAGCAAAAAGCCGATGGTAGTTGGGGTAGTAAATTTACAATAGCTGCACGCGATCGCATTTTTGAAGAAGTCATGCGAGTTCCTGGATTAACAGTTACAATTGACACTCCGACTTTGTTTATCCAACCAGAAAAAGGTGTTAACCGTCAACAATGGCAACTTAAACCTTACAAAACTCATCTAACAAACTTAGACATCTGCCAAGTACCCGGTAATCACTGGGCATTTTTGACAGAAAGTCAAGCATTTAACTCGACCGTAGCAGCTTTCTTAAAACGGCATTCGTAG
- a CDS encoding NADPH-dependent FMN reductase, whose amino-acid sequence MVRIVGIAGSLRPDSYSQMALELAAQRVEALGAEVEILDLRQMKLPFCDGGKEYPDYPDVKRMQDAVSSADGLILATPEYHGSVSGVLKNALDLMSFDQFSGKVAGLISVLGGQPNSNALNDMRLILRWVHAWVIPEQVAIGQVWKAFNGEGKLLDEKLSQRFDEFAQSLVENTRKLRGVS is encoded by the coding sequence ATGGTGAGAATTGTTGGCATTGCAGGTAGTTTAAGACCTGATTCTTACAGCCAAATGGCTTTAGAATTAGCAGCGCAAAGAGTAGAAGCGCTGGGTGCAGAAGTTGAAATTTTGGATTTAAGGCAGATGAAGTTGCCCTTTTGCGACGGGGGAAAAGAATATCCAGATTACCCGGATGTGAAGCGGATGCAGGATGCTGTCAGTTCTGCGGATGGATTAATTTTAGCAACACCAGAATATCACGGCAGCGTCAGTGGTGTATTGAAAAATGCACTAGATTTGATGAGCTTCGATCAATTCTCTGGTAAGGTAGCGGGATTAATTAGCGTTTTAGGAGGACAACCTAACAGCAACGCTTTAAACGATATGAGATTAATTCTCAGATGGGTTCACGCATGGGTAATACCTGAGCAAGTAGCGATCGGACAAGTTTGGAAAGCTTTCAACGGTGAAGGTAAGTTACTAGATGAAAAACTTTCTCAACGCTTTGACGAATTTGCCCAAAGTTTAGTTGAAAATACCCGGAAATTGCGAGGTGTGAGTTAG
- a CDS encoding serine/threonine protein kinase, producing the protein MSFCINPVCPKPNHPDNDENRFCQSCGSQLELLKRYRVLRLVSDKTGFGKVYEAYEQDTPKILKLLKEDLSTDAKAVELFQQEAAVLGHLNHPGIPKVDGYFQYQTRNGLLLHCIVMEKIEGPNLEQWLRQQQNRPISQEQAINWLRQLLEILALVHAKQYLHRDIKPSNIMIRPDGQLVLIDFGTARELTRTYLAKVSSGGGGITAIMSSGYSAPEQINAQAVPQSDFFALGRTFVFLLTGYHPLEMYDSHDNVLHWRNHAMQISSLLLTLIDSLMVRDVNQRPATAQDIIKRLEAIEQQLTGTIATVNIVGSPKTAQLPQLTTTIPPQKQPEKQPEKVPLLALFAALLVSLGLLGLVALATRSSKLASLPEDYGQAPERKGKVDYFPYEEGKDSQGRVAEFNVAVLSVEYKWQLGSNYQVKYNNELINLDSLKSNLEEEGIQRIMENPSEIISVGTASCEGNVEVEEKRAFERSQQLQLLVKKIFRKTRSVQGYRLLNMGQFQRSDCQANQDSTAYQRSIIIIGVKKRSEGVILDEALRNRLEEKPFADFKLEDYSLGSEKRFKTIPSNL; encoded by the coding sequence ATGAGCTTTTGTATTAATCCAGTTTGCCCGAAACCGAACCACCCAGACAACGATGAGAACCGCTTTTGTCAAAGTTGTGGTTCCCAACTTGAGTTGTTAAAACGCTATCGGGTGTTGCGTCTAGTGAGTGACAAAACTGGTTTTGGCAAAGTTTATGAAGCATACGAACAAGACACACCGAAAATCCTTAAACTACTCAAAGAGGATTTATCAACTGATGCGAAAGCAGTAGAACTATTTCAGCAAGAAGCAGCAGTGCTGGGACATCTCAATCATCCGGGTATACCCAAAGTGGATGGTTACTTTCAATATCAGACCAGAAATGGCTTGCTATTGCACTGTATTGTCATGGAAAAAATCGAAGGTCCCAATTTAGAACAGTGGTTAAGACAGCAGCAAAATAGACCGATTTCTCAAGAACAAGCTATAAACTGGTTGAGGCAGTTATTAGAAATTTTAGCTTTGGTACATGCGAAACAGTATCTGCATCGAGATATAAAACCATCTAACATCATGATTCGCCCTGATGGGCAGTTAGTTTTAATTGACTTTGGTACAGCCAGAGAACTTACTAGAACCTACTTAGCCAAAGTCAGCAGCGGTGGTGGGGGGATTACAGCAATTATGTCATCTGGCTACAGCGCACCAGAACAAATAAACGCTCAAGCTGTACCGCAATCAGACTTTTTTGCCTTAGGACGCACTTTTGTATTTTTGCTCACAGGGTATCATCCTTTGGAGATGTACGACAGCCATGATAACGTATTGCATTGGCGCAATCATGCGATGCAAATCTCGTCGTTACTGTTGACTTTGATAGACTCACTAATGGTGCGGGATGTAAATCAGCGTCCAGCTACCGCTCAGGATATTATAAAACGGTTGGAGGCAATTGAACAACAATTAACAGGAACTATTGCGACTGTAAATATTGTCGGAAGTCCAAAAACTGCCCAATTACCGCAACTAACTACGACGATACCACCGCAAAAGCAGCCAGAAAAGCAGCCGGAAAAAGTTCCTTTATTAGCATTATTTGCGGCGTTGCTGGTATCGTTAGGATTACTAGGTTTGGTTGCCTTAGCAACTCGTTCTTCTAAATTAGCTTCGTTACCTGAAGATTACGGACAAGCACCAGAAAGAAAAGGCAAAGTTGATTATTTTCCTTATGAAGAAGGTAAAGATAGCCAAGGCAGAGTTGCTGAATTTAACGTTGCCGTTTTATCTGTAGAATATAAATGGCAGCTGGGCAGTAATTATCAAGTTAAATATAACAACGAACTGATTAATCTGGACTCGTTAAAGTCTAATTTAGAAGAAGAAGGTATTCAGAGAATAATGGAAAATCCCAGTGAAATTATCTCTGTCGGCACAGCTTCTTGTGAAGGTAATGTAGAAGTAGAAGAAAAAAGAGCTTTTGAACGTTCCCAGCAATTACAACTTTTAGTTAAGAAAATATTTAGGAAGACGAGAAGCGTGCAAGGTTATCGGTTGTTAAATATGGGTCAATTTCAGCGGAGTGATTGTCAAGCAAATCAAGATTCAACAGCTTATCAAAGAAGTATTATTATTATTGGTGTGAAGAAGCGATCGGAAGGTGTGATTTTAGATGAAGCGTTAAGAAATAGGTTAGAGGAGAAGCCTTTTGCGGATTTTAAATTAGAGGATTATTCGCTGGGTTCGGAAAAGAGATTTAAAACGATACCCAGCAATTTGTAG
- a CDS encoding GDSL-type esterase/lipase family protein codes for MTIQNQIRRLLSINKSIKRVSEKTANCRWANFSVAAILLCFIPVGTATAATKVMSLGDSLCANNITALRGEVAQTKFGSTIDWVGTKKDGAYTDPDNECHGGWSAAQVLQQPKSNIRLPSWEKNPGSIREWVQATKPDVVLIMLGTNDFFGGNARGDNTSGFLTKSLQGIIDDILLLRPKAKVVIASIPPFKWDINNGVDANQTKTTANAFLKQRVTKLSAQGKRIFFLDMHAEILARLKQGDIFSSDGLHFNDQGNKFVAQEWTRALKAVLQGAQTPIIPTTSKN; via the coding sequence ATGACTATCCAAAATCAAATTCGCCGTTTGTTGAGCATAAACAAGAGTATCAAGCGCGTAAGCGAAAAAACAGCTAATTGTAGGTGGGCAAATTTTAGTGTAGCCGCCATACTACTGTGTTTTATTCCGGTTGGAACTGCCACCGCAGCTACCAAAGTAATGTCTTTAGGCGACTCTTTATGTGCAAACAATATTACCGCTCTGCGTGGTGAGGTAGCACAAACTAAATTTGGGTCTACGATAGACTGGGTAGGAACTAAAAAAGACGGCGCATATACTGACCCCGATAATGAGTGTCATGGTGGTTGGTCGGCAGCGCAGGTGTTGCAACAACCGAAATCAAATATTCGTCTTCCCTCGTGGGAGAAAAACCCAGGAAGCATTCGGGAATGGGTTCAAGCGACCAAGCCTGATGTGGTGCTGATAATGCTTGGCACTAATGATTTCTTTGGTGGTAATGCACGAGGGGATAACACCTCAGGCTTTCTCACAAAATCCCTTCAAGGAATTATCGATGATATCTTGTTATTACGTCCCAAAGCCAAAGTTGTAATCGCCTCAATTCCCCCGTTTAAATGGGATATAAATAACGGTGTCGATGCTAATCAAACTAAAACTACAGCCAACGCATTTCTTAAGCAACGTGTCACAAAGCTTTCCGCACAAGGCAAGCGAATCTTCTTCCTTGATATGCACGCTGAAATACTCGCTCGATTAAAACAGGGCGATATTTTTAGCAGCGACGGTCTCCACTTCAACGATCAAGGTAATAAGTTTGTAGCACAAGAGTGGACTCGTGCCCTGAAAGCGGTACTTCAAGGAGCGCAAACGCCCATTATTCCCACAACTTCTAAAAACTAA